The Fusarium musae strain F31 chromosome 10, whole genome shotgun sequence DNA window CTGCGAATGCAGAGTCTGAACTGAGAGTCTCACTGTCCAAGGGGTTTATCATCGGTGGTTCGTCAGCTGGAGGAAACATGGCTGCGATAGCCAGCCATCTGGCCCGAGATGAGAAGCTGACTCCTGCGATAACTGGCGTCTTTCTTCTCGCTCCGATGATATTGCCAccagagaaggaagatgtaCTGCCTGAGAAGTACAAGGACCTTTATATGTCTCGGACTCAAGCTGAGTGCACGGACGACCCTATTCTCACCCCAGCTTTGGACAAAATCTTTCACGATTCTGCGGCTGGAGATGTATCTTCGCCTCTCTTTGTCCCATTCATCTGGCCAACGGGTCACCACGACTTACCCAGAACGTATTTCCAAATTTGTGGAATGGATGTCCTTCGTGACGAGGCTTTGATCTTCGAGCAAGTGTTGCGCGACGACCACGGAATTGAGACTCGGCTGGATATTTATGCTGGCATGCCTCATATCTTCTGGGGCTCTTTTGCACATTTAAGCCAAGGGAGGAAAGCAGCTGTAGATCTTGTTGAAGGTATCAAGTGGCTTCTGAAGTGATAAATTGGTCACTTGGCCCTGAGTGCTGTGAAGCAGTATCTTGCTCGACCTTTATGGACTCTTATGATCTTATCCTGGCTAGGGAGGCAAGAAAGATCAGAGCCTTGACCCTAAGGGATGAAAACATTTAGGTAAATCTAGCCTAAGTTTTAGGGCCGCACtctgctaagtttattttgacaccttatatCTGGGTCCAATATCTTCTTGCTCATTGAGGCCTATACATTGAAGAATACCCAGAGACTCATCAGATTTCCTCCTCAGTCCCATTCATTAGACCTTCTCactctcttcctttttctcTGCCGCTATCTGTACCAACACTTCCGATGACTCCTCCTCCCGACCAAGAGGCACAAAGATATGATCATGATAGAAACCACTAACCGGGTTACAACCAATGCCCTTTGCCGCTAGTCTTGTCGCTATAACCGCCATGAATCCTACAGCTTCCAAGCTCGATGTAACATTGAGACTGATCATTTTGCAGGGGAAGAAGTATTCAATCTTGTGTGACTCTGCGTAGTCCTTGCTAGTAATCACCGTGATTCCTTCAGACTCCTTGAAGATCATTTGCATTTCGGACAGAGGTGGCAGattggaggtggaggtgagaGTGGCGAAGACGTAGGTGGTTGGATGGACTGTATGGGTGAGAGTTGAGAGGAGCTTGCTGAGCGAGAGCTCGCCGGGGTCGTTGGCCATGAGCGACATGATTGTGCAATTCAGAGACTCTGTATCTATTAGTGACTAGACAAAATCTTTATCGAAGGAGTCCAAAGCAACAGAGCAGACGTCTTCCAAAAGATTTGTAAGTATTTTGATGTGTATTTTGATGGTGGAGTACAAAATGTGGATGCGGTCAATTGCAGGGCGCGCCTACAGAGCTAATGACGTCACTTCAAACTTATTACTGTCAATGGTCAAGACTTTCAAGTATATGTTGAACATTGACTGTAGCAAACGAGTGATCTAAGCAGAGTCTTAAAATTCAATATGGTTTCCACGTTGAGCACGCACGCATGCTGTGATAGGATTAAGATCAAACACCCTGGATACCGCTGGGCCTTGTTGAATGCATCGATAGCGGCACCAGTCTTGATAACAGCAGATGGTGCATCGAGAGGAGGTAAGACGATTCGGCCAACTGTATTTCATTAGCAACGTCTCTGTATCCAGGCGTAATAGGGTGGAGGCTTACCTCAAGGCAGCCTACATTGCCAAAGTTGGGATCTTGAAGGAGTGACGACAGCTCTCCGCAAGTCTTGATAGGCCCATGATACTTGGATTCGAAAGCTAGTCTAAAAAGTCTTGCCAAGCATGGAATATTCCAGGACTGCGACCTCATTATAGAAGGCTTCTTTGCCGTGAATGAGAAGTTCGACTGTGTACCCACCATTGTTGAGCACGAATCTGCATCATGTGAGCAGACGCTGAAGGCTCTCGTCAGAACTGAGAATAGGGTCCTTACATGATTGGCTTGAGGTCCTAACGCAGCATATATGCCAGTGCCTGAATAGTGAGGTGTATGGAGCCCTCGCCAGTGATGAGGACAGGCCTCTTCCACTTCCCTCCGCTTTCCTTGATAGCTTGTCCAACTCCAACAATGGCGCCAGTAGCATACCCAATGCTTCCATATACGGTCTGGCTGAATATCATTACTCCGCTAGGGAGCTTGGTGTCGCACAGGCCGAAGGCTGAGGTACCGGTCTCACTAATGATTACATTCCCGGGGCGCAAGAAGGAGCTGAGTGCCTGTGCCCGTTAGTATCAACCTTCCCCAGAAGATGGTATCGAAGTGACCTACGCCCCAGAGAAAATCTTGCTTGAGCTCGTCACCAGCCTGGAAATTGAACTTTGGATATGGATCCCAAGTGACGTCTCGCGAAGCGA harbors:
- a CDS encoding hypothetical protein (EggNog:ENOG41~CAZy:CE10~MEROPS:MER0034665), translating into MALSRKERLQLAAIDPELEVLPDPDSGVAERDIYYTARDGHKLRAHVYEPAKRTESAPPLVVYIHGGGWTIGSPEDAQRSCRDIVQKLGVVCLAPSYRQGPEDPFPAGINDIWDGLKWIAANAESELRVSLSKGFIIGGSSAGGNMAAIASHLARDEKLTPAITGVFLLAPMILPPEKEDVLPEKYKDLYMSRTQAECTDDPILTPALDKIFHDSAAGDVSSPLFVPFIWPTGHHDLPRTYFQICGMDVLRDEALIFEQVLRDDHGIETRLDIYAGMPHIFWGSFAHLSQGRKAAVDLVEGIKWLLK
- a CDS encoding hypothetical protein (EggNog:ENOG41), encoding MANDPGELSLSKLLSTLTHTVHPTTYVFATLTSTSNLPPLSEMQMIFKESEGITVITSKDYAESHKIEYFFPCKMISLNVTSSLEAVGFMAVIATRLAAKGIGCNPVSGFYHDHIFVPLGREEESSEVLVQIAAEKKEESEKV
- a CDS encoding hypothetical protein (EggNog:ENOG41), producing MPQIKVGDYLFRRLHELGIRSVFGVLTTAMGKGGLDEAISQFVGAYSGAGTLSAVKEALESVDMVIWIGNYSSDFNTGEFTTFLNKDAIVIDLQCFSVSVDVTWDPYPKFNFQAGDELKQDFLWGALSSFLRPGNVIISETGTSAFGLCDTKLPSGVMIFSQTVYGSIGYATGAIVGVGQAIKESGGKWKRPVLITGEGSIHLTIQALAYMLR